The following coding sequences lie in one Arachis hypogaea cultivar Tifrunner chromosome 4, arahy.Tifrunner.gnm2.J5K5, whole genome shotgun sequence genomic window:
- the LOC112795292 gene encoding probable E3 ubiquitin-protein ligase ARI1 has translation MEDYAASSDDEYRYSDPEDSVDAFDNDDNDYQLVSSKGPSTQVITKESLLGAQKEDLRKVMDMLSVREQHARTLLIFHRWDVEKLFAVYVDRGKHFLFSEAGVTVDEHRDSNSSAAPLTIMCEICIEDVPSDETTKMDCGHCFCNGCWTEHFIVKINEGQSKRIRCMAHKCYSICDEAVVITLLSKKHPDMAEKYERFLLESYIEDNKRVKWCPSAPHCGNAIRVEDDELFEVECSCGLQFCFSCLSEAHSPCSCLMWELWAKKCRDESETVNWITVHTKPCPKCHKPVEKNGGCNLVSCICGQAFCWLCGGATGREHTLSSIAAHSCGRYEEQEKTAERAKRDLYRYMHYHNRYKAHTDSFKLESKLKETIQKKIAVSEEKHSTLRDYSWVNNGLSRLFRSRRVLSYSYAFAFYMFGDELFKEEMTEAQREIKQNLFEDQQQQLEANVEKLSKILEERFQTFKYDKVMEIRMQIINLTTIIDKLCQKMYEGIENDLLGSLHIGVHNIAPYKSKGIDKASELSVHNIAL, from the coding sequence ATGGAAGATTACGCTGCCAGCAGCGATGATGAATACCGTTACTCCGATCCGGAGGACTCCGTCGACGCCTTCGATAACGatgataacgattatcaattagtCTCTTCCAAGGGTCCCTCTACTCAGGTGATTACGAAGGAGTCATTGCTAGGTGCACAGAAGGAGGATTTGCGCAAGGTGATGGACATGCTATCGGTGAGGGAGCAACATGCACGTACCCTGCTTATTTTTCATCGTTGGGATGTGGAGAAGTTGTTTGCCGTGTATGTAGATAGGGGAAAACATTTTCTGTTTTCTGAAGCTGGTGTTACAGTGGATGAACATCGCGACTCTAATTCATCAGCTGCTCCTTTGACAATAATGTGCGAAATTTGCATAGAGGATGTTCCTAGTGATGAAACAACAAAAATGGACTGCGGTCACTGTTTTTGCAACGGCTGTTGGACAGAGCATTTTATTGTCAAGATAAATGAGGGTCAAAGTAAGCGCATCAGATGCATGGCACACAAATGTTATTCCATTTGTGATGAAGCTGTTGTCATAACTCTTCTCAGCAAAAAGCACCCTGATATGGCAGAGAAATATGAACGCTTTCTTCTTGAATCCTATATTGAAGACAACAAGAGAGTTAAATGGTGCCCTAGTGCGCCTCATTGTGGGAATGCAATACGCGTTGAGGACGATGAATTATTTGAGGTAGAATGTTCATGTGGTTTACAGTTTTGCTTTAGTTGCTTGTCAGAAGCACATTCCCCATGCTCATGTTTGATGTGGGAGCTTTGGGCCAAAAAGTGTCGAGATGAATCAGAAACTGTTAATTGGATAACAGTTCATACGAAGCCTTGTCCAAAGTGCCACAAACCGGTCGAGAAAAATGGTGGTTGTAACTTGGTTAGCTGTATCTGTGGTCAAGCTTTTTGTTGGTTGTGTGGTGGAGCTACCGGTCGAGAGCATACCTTGTCAAGCATTGCTGCTCATAGCTGTGGTCGCTATGAAGAGCAAGAAAAAACAGCTGAAAGGGCAAAGAGGGATCTGTATCGTTATATGCATTATCATAATCGTTACAAAGCTCACACAGATTCCTTTAAGCTTGAGAGTAAACTGAAGGAGACTATACAAAAGAAGATTGCTGTCTCAGAAGAAAAACATTCTACGCTAAGGGATTATAGTTGGGTAAATAATGGGCTCTCTAGACTTTTCAGATCTAGGCGTGTCCTATCATATTCATATGCATTTGCGTTTTACATGTTTGGTGACGAACTATTTAAGGAAGAAATGACAGAAGCTCAAAGGGAAATAAAACAGAATTTGTTTGAGGATCAGCAGCAgcagcttgaggcaaacgttgaaaAGCTCTCCAAAATTTTGGAGGAACGTTTTCAAACTTTTAAATATGATAAAGTCATGGAGATAAGGATGCAGATAATCAATCTGACCACTATCATTGACAAACTTTGTCAAAAAATGTATGAGGGTATTGAGAATGATTTACTGGGTTCTCTCCATATTGGTGTTCACAACATTGCTCCATACAAGTCAAAGGGGATCGACAAGGCATCAGAACTTTCAGTTCACAACATTGCTCTATAA